CCTGATCAGCTTGTCTAGGGTGAAACAGATTGCAGAGATACCGGATCCAGGACCAGGAGCCTTCCGCTGTCCTGTACGTAGAGTTTTCCCTCCCGCAGGCTTATCCAGGTATCCGGATTGACCGTCACTTCCGAAAGGGCCTGTAATGAAAGATCCGTATTGAATCGGGCTACCCGGTATCCGTTGCTGTCGGCTATGCCGTATACATTCCGGCGATCAAGCAGAAGAAAGCTCATTGGATACATGTCCGTATCGCCCTGGTTCTTCATTTCAAAGCTCACCGGGTCGATGGTAACCAGGCGTACAGCCTTGTTGCCCCCGGTCTCACCTGCTACCACGAGGTAGGAGTCCCCGAGGATCAGCAGATCCCGTGAACGAATAGTGTTTATCCCGGAACGTCTGCGGATTTCTCCGGTGCCGGATAACGCGGAAACGAGCATTCTGAAGTTTTCCCGTCCCTCAACAATATATAGAAAAGGCACTTCCGGGGGGGCCTCTTCCCTCTGGTCTTCCAGGATACCCCGTTCATCCGAAGCGATCTCTTCGCGCTCCTCCCGGATCCGCTCCACCCGCTCCTGGACATCCTGTTCCGCCCTGGCGACCTCCTCTTTCTGCTCATCCACGGCTTCCCGGCGCTCATCCAGGGCCGCTTCCCGTTGGCTGACATCTTCCTCGGCAGCAGCTATGGCCGCCTCTTCCGCGGCCCGTTCTCCCTCGTCCTCAATGGCGGCGGCCTCATCCCTGCGGCGTTCAAGATCCTGCCGTTCAGCTTCAAGCTGCTGTTCCTCTGCGCTGATCTCAGCCTCATCCTCCGCTATCTCCGCCCTGGCGCTGTCTATGCGCTCCTCGTCAGCTTCAATCTCCTTTTCCTTGAGTTCGGTCATCTCCTTGCGTTCCGGGATGCCCTTGTCCTCATCCTCCTGGAGTTTGGCGATTACCTCATCCTCGGTAAGGGTATCCATATCAACGGCCCCGATTCCTCCGCTTAAGGGGAGAACCCGCAAAGGGAGCAGCATCTGGGTCTTCCCGGGCCATTGGGAATAGACCGTCGCAAGACCTGCCTTATCCGGATCAAGGTTGCTGACGACCCGGTCCTGGTACTTTTGACCGATATACTCCATATCTCCCCGGTAAACGGCATTGTAGTAGGTGGCAAACTCGGCAAGAATCTCGGCATCGGCGAAACTGTAGTCGAAGGCCTGTGAAAGATAAGCGGCGAGAATCCTCCTGAGGTTGCGGACATGGTCCACACGGGCGTCCGGCTCCAGAATGAAGATATCAGCGCTCAGGAGTACTGCTCCGGCATCAAAAATACGCCGTACCCGGTATTTTCCGTCAAAGAGAAATCCCTCGCCTCCTTCCGCAAGACCTGCAGCCAGAGACCGGCCGATCCCCAGAATCTGGGCCAGGGTATCGATTCTCTCATGGGGACCTTCGTAGTTTACAAACTCAACAGTCCCGATATCGATGCTTTTCAATTCTGTTTCCGCAAGGTCCTGGGCAAACAAGGCCGGAACCAGCAGCAGAACAAGCAGTATCCGGAAATAACCTTTCATAGCAACCTCCACACATCTTCAGTATAAGCCACAGGACCGGTTTTGACAGCCCATTTCTCATATCTTCAGGTTTCGAAGCGGAGAATTTTAAGCGCCCATTCACGGGACATCCTGTCCCTGGATCGTCGATATACTTCAACAGCGCATTCGTAGAGCGAGCGGTCGGGAGCAGACCCATTATATGCAAGTATCCTGTGCAGTGCTTCCATGGAAACCGCGGTAAGGCCGGGTTTCGTTTCAATTGTGTTCCCCGCCAGAAGAATACCTGCAATAGTTCTGGTTGACCTGGCATCGGGATCGCTTCCAATACGCCCGAGCCCCTGTATGGCGACGATCCTGTTGTCGGAAAACCACTCCCGGGCTGCGGCGGTGCGCAGGGTATGCAATGAGGCATATGCGGCTTCCCGGGAGAGCAGTTCCAGGGCCTCTTTTCGCAGATCCGGGTAGTCGTTGACAACACGTCCGCTCTGGAGAATAGGCCTTTCGAAGGGTTCCCCGGCAATATCGCGGGCAAAATTTCCATAGTAGGGAGGATACCGTCGATCACCGGGGCTGCTCTTGTTCAGAATCTCCTGAATAATATCAAGAGCCATCTCACGGCCTTCCCGTCCGCCGGAAGCCATGAGAGCGGAAAGCAGCAGATAATCAGGTTCACTTTTCCATATCTCCACC
This window of the Marispirochaeta aestuarii genome carries:
- a CDS encoding P83/100 family protein gives rise to the protein MKGYFRILLVLLLVPALFAQDLAETELKSIDIGTVEFVNYEGPHERIDTLAQILGIGRSLAAGLAEGGEGFLFDGKYRVRRIFDAGAVLLSADIFILEPDARVDHVRNLRRILAAYLSQAFDYSFADAEILAEFATYYNAVYRGDMEYIGQKYQDRVVSNLDPDKAGLATVYSQWPGKTQMLLPLRVLPLSGGIGAVDMDTLTEDEVIAKLQEDEDKGIPERKEMTELKEKEIEADEERIDSARAEIAEDEAEISAEEQQLEAERQDLERRRDEAAAIEDEGERAAEEAAIAAAEEDVSQREAALDERREAVDEQKEEVARAEQDVQERVERIREEREEIASDERGILEDQREEAPPEVPFLYIVEGRENFRMLVSALSGTGEIRRRSGINTIRSRDLLILGDSYLVVAGETGGNKAVRLVTIDPVSFEMKNQGDTDMYPMSFLLLDRRNVYGIADSNGYRVARFNTDLSLQALSEVTVNPDTWISLREGKLYVQDSGRLLVLDPVSLQSVSP